From one Humulus lupulus chromosome 8, drHumLupu1.1, whole genome shotgun sequence genomic stretch:
- the LOC133794859 gene encoding uncharacterized protein LOC133794859 gives MGEFALVMGLDFSTFPSPEELEGRNLSDRLIKEYFNDTEKVKLSQVDHAFKTCTVVEDVYKLGLCLFVEGVLNAIEGKLHIWQDILKIVENVEYFFSYPWGKYSYRRLLHSCKKDMVKQNANYDAKVQQESKYSMYGYAPALQYWAYEAIQQLAVELVVSSGNMFPRMLSWLHRRNKDFTKSIIASILLKKNLIVLSMLKPRLAEKDYYLSLTEGDLPLYPGLGQDPSETDEEEDATFEKIAEIVSQAAKIFVDAASGEEVAGPTPPIAPASAFAPTSAPASASASASAPTPASASAPELADLIERLDRVEGRQETLLKN, from the exons atgggagagtttgccctggtgatGGGGTTGGATTTCAGTAccttcccgtcaccagaagagttggaagggcgtaatctcagtgaccggttgataaaggagtatttcaacgatactgagaaagtaaagctctcacaagtggaccatgctttcaagacttgtacggttgtggaagatgtgtacaagcttggtctatgtctgtttgttgagggggttctgaatgccattgagggCAAGTTGCACATTTGGCAagatattctaaaaattgttgagaatgtagagtacttcttcagctatccatgggggaagtactcttataggaggctattgcattcttgtaagaaggacatggtgaagcaaaatgccaactatgatgccaaggtgcagcaagagtccaagtacagtatgtatggttatgccccggccttacagtactgggcatatgaggctatccagcagcttgcggtggagcttgttgtgagctcgggaaacatgttcccgaggatgcttagttggttgcatcggaggaacaaggatttcaccaaatCCATCATCGCATCGatattattgaagaagaat ttgattGTTCTTTCGATGTTGAAGCCTCGACTagcagaaaaagactattacttgtctttgactgagggagatcttcccctttatcctgggcttggccaggatccctcggagactgatgaggaggaggatgcgacttttgagaaaatcgcggagatagtttctcaggcagccaagatatttgttgatgctgcctcgggggaggaggttgcaggtcccacccctcctattgccccagcctcagccttcgccccaacatcagccccagcctcagcctcagcctcagcgtcagccccaacaccagcctcagcctcagcccctgagctcgctgacttgattgagcggttggacagagtcgagggtcgacaggagaccctcCTGAAGAACTAG